A genomic window from Terrisporobacter glycolicus ATCC 14880 = DSM 1288 includes:
- a CDS encoding TetR/AcrR family transcriptional regulator — protein sequence MNGLKMQTISDMEKNILKISTELFLNQGYDKTTIRQIAEECGIGRGHLYYYFRKKEDILIHIFKQILNKIYDDVIESSDDKTEVLLSYATIQCVYTYTLVLNEKLFRIYLQGSNIEIVRRAAQNILIDLCKKKAEDMNYDIKEKDICFSVTIGYAGECELLKRYYHGEKDFDIDSIVRSITSTRLLLLNIVDHKQVNEIVDKAIIEAKKFDYHDIISKFHYFEF from the coding sequence ATGAATGGATTAAAAATGCAAACCATAAGTGATATGGAGAAAAATATATTAAAAATATCTACAGAGTTATTTTTAAATCAAGGCTATGATAAAACAACTATTAGACAAATTGCTGAAGAATGTGGAATAGGGAGAGGTCATTTATATTATTACTTCAGAAAAAAGGAAGATATTTTAATTCATATCTTTAAACAAATCCTAAATAAAATTTATGATGATGTTATAGAAAGCAGTGATGATAAAACAGAAGTACTGTTAAGCTACGCTACAATACAATGTGTTTATACCTATACTTTAGTTTTAAATGAAAAATTATTTAGAATTTATCTACAAGGTTCCAATATAGAAATTGTAAGAAGAGCTGCTCAAAATATCTTAATAGATTTGTGCAAGAAAAAAGCTGAAGATATGAATTACGATATAAAAGAAAAGGATATATGTTTTAGTGTTACTATTGGGTATGCAGGAGAATGTGAATTATTAAAAAGATATTATCACGGTGAAAAGGACTTCGATATAGATTCAATTGTAAGAAGTATTACCTCTACTCGTTTACTATTGCTTAATATTGTAGATCATAAACAGGTGAATGAAATCGTTGATAAAGCAATTATAGAAGCAAAAAAATTTGATTATCACGACATAATTTCAAAATTCCACTATTTTGAATTTTAA
- a CDS encoding efflux RND transporter permease subunit: protein MGRIAEKIANHSKLILLLAVILLIPSAFGYFNTNINYDILSYLPNNISTTKAEKILKDDFGCGTLSMLIVENMDDKDVSKVKDKIAKVDGVADVLWVDDFMDLSVPKEILPKDMTDFLYNGDKSTMMIIKMEKGTGDIKTQNAVSSIRNIAGKQAFLSGMCGILKDTKDLADKEVPLYILIGGLLILIILGLSLESTVIPVIFLTSIAMAVIYNFGSNIIFGEISYITKALAAVLQLGVTMDYSIFLFHRYEEEKLKIPNNKKDAMAHAIKNTFVSVIGGSVTTFAGFLALCVMDLGIGRDIGLVMAKGVFIGVLCTITVLPSFLLVFDKQVEKYKHRTVMPKFNKVSKIIVKNYKKLAILFVIIFIPSYFGYKNAKVYYNLDESLPSNFPSIIATNKMKTDYNMESTNFILVKDTVAPNDLSKMIKEIENLEGITSVIGLEKYIGPRVDQDFLPDDILSEVKSNGYEQILVNSKYKAATDECNAQIEDINKIVHKYDKEGLVGGEAPLTLDLIKIADSDFKKVNFASIVAIFIIITILFKSASLPVILVATIQCAIFLNLGLPYYTGTVEPFIASIVLGTIQLGATIDYAILLTSRFKEERNEGYEKFEAMERSIKSSCPSIITSALSFFGATVGVGLISKLDMISALCTLMARGAIVSMFIIIFILPAILLLFEGIVVKTSKNFITKKELCEETN, encoded by the coding sequence ATGGGAAGAATTGCAGAAAAAATTGCAAATCACAGTAAGTTAATCTTACTATTGGCAGTAATCTTATTGATTCCATCTGCATTTGGTTATTTTAACACAAATATTAACTATGATATCTTAAGTTATTTGCCAAACAATATTTCTACTACAAAAGCTGAAAAAATCTTAAAAGATGATTTTGGCTGTGGTACTCTATCCATGTTGATTGTAGAAAACATGGATGATAAAGACGTTTCTAAAGTTAAGGACAAAATTGCTAAAGTTGATGGTGTAGCTGATGTACTATGGGTAGATGATTTTATGGATTTATCAGTACCTAAAGAGATTTTACCAAAGGATATGACTGATTTTCTATACAACGGTGATAAATCCACAATGATGATAATAAAAATGGAAAAGGGCACTGGAGACATAAAAACTCAAAATGCAGTATCTTCCATAAGAAACATTGCAGGAAAACAAGCTTTTTTAAGTGGAATGTGTGGAATTCTTAAGGATACTAAGGATTTAGCAGATAAAGAAGTGCCTTTGTATATACTAATAGGTGGTCTTTTAATTTTAATTATTTTAGGTCTTTCTTTAGAATCGACAGTTATACCAGTAATCTTTTTAACAAGTATTGCCATGGCTGTAATCTATAACTTTGGTTCAAACATTATCTTCGGAGAAATATCTTATATAACAAAGGCATTAGCAGCCGTTCTACAACTAGGTGTTACTATGGATTATTCTATATTCTTATTCCATAGATATGAAGAGGAAAAACTTAAAATCCCAAATAATAAAAAGGATGCTATGGCACATGCAATTAAGAATACCTTTGTATCTGTTATTGGCGGGTCAGTTACTACTTTTGCAGGATTCTTAGCTTTATGCGTTATGGATCTAGGTATAGGAAGAGATATTGGTTTAGTAATGGCAAAAGGTGTTTTCATAGGTGTTCTTTGTACCATTACTGTTTTGCCTTCTTTCTTACTTGTATTTGATAAACAAGTTGAAAAATATAAACACAGAACTGTAATGCCAAAGTTTAATAAAGTATCCAAAATTATAGTTAAAAATTATAAGAAATTAGCTATATTATTTGTAATCATATTTATTCCATCTTATTTTGGATATAAAAATGCTAAGGTTTACTACAATTTAGATGAAAGTTTGCCAAGCAATTTTCCTTCAATTATTGCTACAAATAAAATGAAAACTGATTACAATATGGAAAGTACTAATTTTATATTGGTAAAAGATACTGTTGCTCCAAATGATTTAAGCAAAATGATTAAAGAAATTGAAAATCTAGAAGGTATTACTTCAGTTATTGGCCTTGAAAAATATATAGGTCCAAGAGTTGACCAAGATTTCTTACCTGACGATATTTTAAGTGAAGTAAAATCTAATGGTTATGAACAGATATTGGTCAATTCAAAATATAAAGCAGCCACAGATGAGTGTAATGCTCAAATTGAAGATATAAATAAAATAGTTCACAAGTATGACAAAGAAGGACTTGTAGGCGGTGAAGCACCACTTACTTTAGATTTAATAAAAATAGCAGATTCAGATTTTAAAAAAGTAAACTTTGCCTCTATTGTTGCCATATTCATTATTATTACTATATTATTTAAATCCGCTTCTCTTCCAGTGATACTAGTTGCTACTATACAATGTGCTATATTCCTTAATTTAGGTCTTCCTTATTATACAGGAACCGTAGAACCATTTATAGCCTCTATTGTTCTTGGAACTATACAACTAGGAGCTACTATTGACTACGCTATTCTTCTTACATCTAGGTTTAAAGAAGAAAGAAATGAAGGATATGAAAAATTTGAGGCTATGGAACGTTCAATAAAAAGCAGCTGTCCTTCTATTATAACTAGTGCTCTATCATTCTTTGGTGCTACTGTTGGTGTAGGGTTAATTTCAAAACTTGATATGATTAGTGCTCTTTGTACTCTAATGGCAAGAGGTGCCATAGTTAGTATGTTTATAATTATTTTTATACTTCCTGCAATACTATTATTATTTGAAGGAATCGTTGTTAAAACTAGTAAAAATTTTATAACTAAAAAAGAATTATGTGAAGAAACTAATTAA
- a CDS encoding HD domain-containing protein: MNKDIILKETKSFVKDKLYKEGSGHDWFHIKRVYNLATYICEKEGGDEFIIKMTSLLHDIDDWKFSNNNKTTESFLKSLHVDEESIYKIMNIITTMSYKGGVVNSHQNNLEGKIVQDADRLDALGAIGIARAFTYGGSKNRLMYDPHIKPKNFQNLDEVKNLDNHTINHFYEKLLKLKDLINTDTAKQIAEERHRFMEIYLDEFYYEWNFNKEK; encoded by the coding sequence ATGAATAAAGACATAATATTGAAAGAAACTAAATCATTTGTAAAAGATAAATTATATAAAGAAGGCTCTGGACATGATTGGTTCCATATAAAAAGAGTTTATAATTTGGCTACTTATATTTGTGAAAAAGAAGGCGGAGATGAATTCATTATTAAAATGACTTCTCTACTTCACGATATTGACGATTGGAAATTTAGCAATAATAATAAAACAACAGAAAGCTTTTTAAAATCCCTTCATGTTGATGAAGAATCTATTTATAAAATAATGAATATAATTACCACCATGTCCTATAAAGGCGGTGTAGTGAATTCTCATCAAAACAATTTAGAAGGAAAAATTGTTCAAGATGCTGATAGATTAGATGCTCTGGGTGCCATAGGAATAGCAAGAGCTTTTACATATGGTGGTAGTAAAAATAGATTAATGTATGATCCCCATATTAAACCTAAAAATTTTCAAAACCTAGATGAAGTAAAAAATCTTGATAACCACACAATAAATCATTTCTATGAGAAATTACTTAAACTTAAAGATTTAATAAACACAGATACTGCTAAACAAATTGCTGAAGAAAGACATAGATTTATGGAAATTTATTTAGATGAGTTTTATTATGAATGGAATTTTAATAAAGAAAAATAA
- a CDS encoding DMT family transporter, protein MKKYKLGLIISMLIWGSIGIFVRYINFTSSQIALVRAIVGSIFLIIFSMISKEKLSKEKIKSNFLVLICCGVCLGFNWIFLFQAYYYTTISTATICYYLAPIVVMFLSPLLLKEKLNSVRVCCIVAAMIGMLCIVGIDKSSIGENNMVGILYGLSAACFYTGVVILNKFLKDISGRDSATVQLSVAAIFLLPYVIFTEKISLAGVSGQSIILLLVVGVVHTGIAYLLYFTVIQKIESQTVAIYSYVDPISAIIMSSIILNESMSLLQIIGGILILGSTFISEVYNNKMKSQELLLESATTEEE, encoded by the coding sequence ATGAAAAAATATAAGTTAGGACTTATTATTTCCATGTTAATTTGGGGGAGTATTGGCATATTTGTTAGGTATATTAATTTCACATCCAGTCAAATAGCTTTGGTAAGGGCTATTGTAGGAAGTATTTTCTTGATAATTTTTAGTATGATATCAAAGGAAAAATTATCAAAGGAAAAAATAAAATCAAATTTTTTAGTATTAATATGTTGTGGAGTATGTTTAGGTTTTAACTGGATTTTTTTATTTCAAGCATATTATTACACAACTATTTCTACAGCAACAATTTGTTATTACTTAGCACCAATAGTAGTCATGTTTTTATCACCCTTATTATTAAAAGAAAAATTAAACTCAGTAAGAGTATGCTGTATAGTTGCAGCTATGATAGGAATGTTATGTATTGTGGGAATTGATAAAAGTAGCATTGGCGAAAATAATATGGTTGGAATATTATATGGTTTAAGTGCCGCATGCTTTTATACAGGTGTGGTAATATTAAACAAATTTTTAAAGGATATTTCAGGTAGAGATAGTGCTACAGTACAGTTATCAGTAGCAGCCATATTTCTGTTACCTTATGTGATTTTCACAGAAAAAATAAGTTTAGCAGGTGTTTCTGGTCAGTCAATAATTCTATTATTAGTAGTAGGTGTAGTTCATACAGGAATAGCATATTTATTATATTTTACTGTTATTCAAAAAATAGAAAGTCAGACTGTGGCTATTTACTCCTATGTGGACCCTATTTCTGCAATAATTATGTCATCTATAATTTTAAATGAAAGTATGAGTTTATTGCAAATTATTGGAGGAATATTAATATTAGGATCTACATTTATTAGTGAGGTGTATAACAATAAAATGAAATCCCAAGAACTTTTATTGGAGTCGGCTACTACTGAGGAAGAATAA
- a CDS encoding alpha/beta hydrolase family protein → MNSKMIFIDPDVELGDEYFPDLYDIKINSHGEDLIGTILTPSKKGPNPTVILLHGFPGYEDNHDLSHSLRRCGLNVLTFHYRGCWGVKGKFSFSNCIEDVNKVIDFVNNEDNIKTYDIDKNNIFLVGHSMGGFLTLINCIDERIKASVSISPYDFGLKGCVMEEDEEELIDGINMFSTAILPLNDTDTMALIRETMINGKYLKLSNKAEKLSKENILIIAAKGDVVGPNKLHHIPLMKEIYKYNKSNVKEIFMNTDHSYSNKRILLSKVVAEYIESIYKD, encoded by the coding sequence ATGAATAGTAAAATGATTTTTATAGACCCAGATGTAGAATTGGGAGATGAATATTTTCCTGATTTGTATGATATTAAAATAAATAGCCATGGAGAAGATTTAATTGGAACCATACTAACTCCAAGCAAAAAGGGTCCTAATCCAACTGTAATTTTATTGCATGGTTTTCCAGGATATGAAGATAATCATGACTTGTCACATAGCCTTAGAAGATGTGGTTTAAATGTACTTACATTTCATTACAGAGGGTGCTGGGGAGTAAAAGGAAAATTTTCATTTTCAAATTGTATTGAAGATGTAAATAAAGTAATTGATTTTGTAAATAATGAAGACAATATAAAAACTTATGACATAGATAAAAATAATATTTTTCTTGTTGGCCATAGTATGGGTGGATTTCTCACTTTAATTAATTGTATAGATGAAAGAATAAAAGCATCTGTTTCGATTAGTCCATATGACTTTGGATTAAAAGGATGTGTAATGGAGGAAGATGAAGAAGAATTAATAGATGGGATAAATATGTTTTCTACAGCCATTTTACCATTAAATGATACAGATACAATGGCATTAATTAGAGAAACTATGATAAATGGAAAATATTTGAAATTGTCAAATAAAGCAGAGAAATTATCAAAAGAAAATATTTTAATAATTGCAGCTAAGGGAGATGTTGTAGGACCTAATAAACTTCATCACATACCTTTAATGAAAGAAATTTACAAATATAATAAAAGTAATGTAAAAGAAATTTTTATGAATACGGATCATTCTTACAGTAATAAAAGGATATTATTATCTAAAGTTGTGGCAGAGTATATTGAAAGTATATATAAAGATTAA
- a CDS encoding DUF1648 domain-containing protein: protein MIVKAFYNIFGTLPLLITLYIYPLIPSKIPIHYWMNGTIDRWGSKNELFIVPIIIFLLFVVFKPKFFYLNFNYEPEDKITRWNNYYFLIILNILVYTNIYISLNYETCLDNFNFYNFFACSICFLFGFYGNYIPNCSRISSFSIRNKYTLESHIIWHKTHRFCGILWFTGSIMFFPILLFSSNYYLLPIVVLMLCIFLISPIIYMKYLHEKYIKGELKDNTRRKRIHHSH, encoded by the coding sequence ATGATTGTTAAGGCTTTTTATAATATATTTGGTACACTTCCTTTGTTAATAACACTATATATATATCCCTTAATCCCTAGCAAAATTCCTATTCATTATTGGATGAATGGAACTATAGATAGATGGGGAAGTAAAAATGAATTATTTATTGTTCCAATAATAATTTTCTTATTGTTTGTTGTTTTTAAACCTAAGTTCTTTTATTTAAATTTTAATTATGAACCCGAAGATAAAATAACAAGATGGAATAACTATTATTTTTTGATAATATTAAATATTTTAGTATATACAAATATATATATTTCTTTAAACTATGAGACTTGTTTAGACAATTTTAACTTTTACAATTTTTTTGCTTGTTCTATTTGTTTTCTATTTGGCTTTTATGGTAACTATATTCCTAATTGTAGTAGAATCTCTAGCTTTTCTATAAGAAATAAATATACCTTAGAAAGTCATATTATTTGGCATAAAACTCATAGATTTTGCGGAATACTTTGGTTTACTGGTAGCATCATGTTCTTTCCTATACTTTTGTTTAGCAGTAACTATTACCTTTTACCTATTGTAGTCTTAATGTTATGTATTTTTTTAATATCTCCCATTATATATATGAAATATCTTCATGAGAAATATATTAAAGGTGAGTTGAAAGATAATACTCGTAGAAAAAGAATTCATCATTCTCATTAA
- a CDS encoding HD domain-containing phosphohydrolase, whose amino-acid sequence MKHKHVLVVDGNVTNLKLAEKILKPYYKVSLLLSGSQTLKFISKNKPDLILLDINKPDMDGYETLRKIKENPELDSIPVIFLTTLPYSEEELRGLELGVVDVIIKPFIPQITINRVKLHLEISEYKNDLENKVYEKTEMIEHLQDVMMLSLAELVECRDENTGGHVKRTAEYVKILTEEIVESGLYNDILTSEYIIDIVRSAPLHDVGKIGINDATLLKVGALDDEEFEYMKNHAELGGQTLQKMIDETSGESFLYIAKDMAHYHHERWDGSGYPCGLKGEEIPISARIMAVADVYDALTTKRPYKEALEHEVALKIIIDGKGKSFDPNIIDIFEKIHYKFELVNL is encoded by the coding sequence ATGAAACATAAGCATGTATTAGTCGTAGATGGAAATGTAACAAATTTAAAACTTGCAGAAAAAATATTAAAGCCATATTATAAGGTAAGTTTACTCCTATCTGGATCTCAAACATTAAAATTTATATCTAAGAATAAGCCAGATTTGATATTATTAGATATAAATAAGCCAGATATGGATGGATACGAAACTCTAAGAAAAATAAAGGAAAATCCAGAATTAGACAGCATACCAGTTATTTTTTTAACTACTTTGCCTTATAGTGAAGAAGAGTTAAGAGGATTAGAATTAGGGGTAGTAGACGTTATTATAAAGCCATTTATTCCTCAGATAACCATAAATAGGGTGAAGTTACACTTAGAAATTAGTGAATATAAAAATGATTTAGAAAACAAGGTTTATGAAAAAACAGAAATGATAGAGCATTTACAGGATGTAATGATGTTATCTTTGGCAGAACTTGTGGAATGTAGAGATGAGAACACGGGGGGACATGTAAAGCGCACAGCAGAATATGTTAAAATTTTGACAGAAGAAATTGTTGAATCAGGGCTATATAATGATATTTTAACATCTGAATACATAATAGATATAGTAAGGTCAGCACCACTTCATGATGTAGGGAAGATAGGTATTAATGATGCTACACTATTAAAAGTAGGAGCATTAGATGATGAAGAATTTGAATATATGAAAAACCATGCAGAGTTAGGTGGGCAAACGTTACAAAAAATGATAGATGAAACTAGCGGAGAAAGTTTTTTATATATAGCAAAAGATATGGCTCACTATCATCATGAAAGATGGGATGGGAGCGGTTATCCATGTGGATTAAAAGGAGAAGAAATACCTATAAGTGCTAGAATAATGGCAGTAGCTGATGTTTATGATGCATTAACAACAAAAAGACCTTATAAAGAAGCTCTTGAACATGAAGTTGCTCTTAAAATAATAATTGATGGGAAAGGAAAATCATTTGATCCTAATATAATAGATATATTTGAGAAAATTCATTATAAATTTGAATTAGTAAATTTGTAA